AGACAATAGTACATCaaattcatttattaaagagatgacaaatatatataatgatgatgatataataaaaattggaATTTTATTTGTTGGGTTACAAGCCCCAGGGGGACATAATGTTATTTGTGGCACTTtagattatttaaaaaaaaaaaataaaaaaaatatattatatggatTTATAAATGGATTTGATGgaattaatgaatataattttatggaattaaaaaatgaatacatTAGTATGTTCAGAAATAGTGGTGGGTTTGATATGATAAATAAGGGtgttaaaaatattcatgaaaattacataaatataaaaagatgttttaaaatatgtagaCATTTAGATCTAAATGGATTAATAATAGTTGGGGGTGTAGATACTAGTAAAGAAGTAGCTATATTATCTGAATATTTTGAGTTTGTACATAATTCTGTGAACAAACAGAATCATGATTCAGATGTAGCATCTATAACTGATACGTCTAACATCACAAATAAATCACCTTCGTCGATATTTAtagaaaatcaaaataatgaatttatagaTGATAACACATATCATCAAGATGATACATACAATATTGTAAGCGATATAAGTGATGAagaagttaaaaaaaaatatccaaaaaaaattagacgaattaaaaaaaaaacaaaaataataagtgTGCCTACAAGTATACacaatgaaataaaaaatgacaaaGTTGAATGTTCCTTAGGTTTTGATACCACAATTTTTACAACTTGTCAATATATAAGTTATTTAATGTCATATAtacaaacatataaaaaaggaTATCATTTTGTTAAAGTAATTGGTAACAAATCTAGTCATATAGCTTTAGAATGTTTTTTCCAAACAAAAGctaatattgttttaatatcagaagaaattaaaaaaaaaaaaatgacattAAATGATATAGTAAATTTCATTACTAAttctataaaaataagatataaaaatggagaGAAAAAATACggtattataataattccTGAAGgtattttgaaaaatgttCAAGACATTAAAAAATTAGTAAATTTGTGCTTACATTTTAAAACTGAgttcataaaaaatgaaaacgcTCAAAATGAAACCACTCAAAATGAAAACActcaaaatgaaaaatattacaatCCTGATTTGGAATATCTATATTCCCCTTCCAAacaaattatgaacaaatttAAAACTTATATTCATACTAACATGGATAAAGAAAATTTAGatctttttcaatattttcctttattttttcaaaaccAATTTTTGGCAGAAATTTTTTCAGACAACTTTCAAGTAAccttttacaaaaaaatgaaaaataattcttGTGTTTGTTTTGGTTTATATTGTCTATGCGTTCatcttccattttttttaattttcttccattttcttcaatttttttcaatttttttcaattttctTCAATTTTCTTCAATTTAGTACAACAATCTGGGAGTTGAAGATCTATTAGCCTTTTTGGTTAAAAAACAAGTCGAAGTCGAAATTGACGAAATAGAATTAATTACGCATTATTATGGAAATGAAGTTACAAGTGCATTACCAACAAATTTTGACTGCGCTTATAGCTACATACTAGGATTTGGATGTGTcgaaatgataataaataaatataacgGATATATGTGTTCTgtaacaaatttaaaaaatattctttCTAATGTAAACAAGATTAAAATTGTAGGAAttccaatttataaatttattaaaattgaaaaaaaagaaaaaataaattgttgtgaaaatgataattataatcaactttttattaaagaaaaaaatctaggaataaaaacaaaagcAAGAACAAAAAAAGTGAGCCTTAATGATGAATAtttcttaacatataaaaCGTTGAGATCAAAATATTTGGAGAGTGATAATTATCGAATACTAAGTGGCATACAATATAATTACTACATAAAAGgtgataatgaaaaattagTTTCTTATTATAAATCAGGAAATAAAATGTTCactaatgataatatattatataaatcaaaaatggaaaatgaaatatgtaATAGAATAAATTTTACAATAATAGGTATACATAATGATATagaaaattgtgaaaaaaaaaatgaaatagacACTCATAATtttgacaaaaaaaatgaacaaaattttaattgtaattattataaacatttgaataatttatcaaaagttgaaaatatattaacaaaaggaatcataaaatttaataccAATTTAATAAGACATAATACAACTATTCAagttatagaaaataattttggaaataaaataaattgtgatacttttaataatattaataaaataactgatttttatattatatcagaaaatacaataaatacaaaaatcaTGTCAAAAGAAATGTccaaaaatataacaaataattatcatactaattataattatatgaatcGAAACGATTCTATTTATTCATCTTTTTGTAAAAGTGTAGGAGTTGTTATGTTATCTCATGTAGTTCCCGgagttaataatattttagttGGGTTACATCAACGATTGtctattaataatttaaaattaattggATTCATAAAAGGAATAAAAGGgttattaaataatgaaacatgtataataaatgataataatataaagagCTCAATAAATTTAGGTGGATTTCCACTATTAGGAAATCAGATATCTTACAATACAGATGATAATGAaattgtacatatatataatctttTTAATTCagataatatagataaaattataaagtcatgtgaaaataataaaatcacTAATTTAGTTTTTATTGGTGATGAAAAAGTTATATCAATTATGAATATActtaatgaaatatttataaaaaaaaatataaatataaaaataataactgTTCCTATATCTATTTATAACAGTTATGATAAAAATCTAATAGAGTGTAGTATAGGATATCATACAACAGTTCATATTATTAGTAACATAGTTAGTAATATACAACGTTGTTCTATAaacttaaataaatattattattttgttaaaatacCAGCTAATATATCATCTTCTTTGTTATTATCTATCCAATTAGAAACACATTGTAATATATGCTGTATTGGTGAACCTGTAGTAGCAGGACAtcttataaatttatttactattgTTGAACATATGTCTTTAGTTATTATTGAGAGaataaatagaaaaaaaaattatggagTTATTTTGTTAActtcaaatttattattttgtattaaaGAATTTGATGATTTATGCAAAGATGTTgataataatgtaaaaaCAGAGATGGAAGTCGCACAAATTGTAAACCAGGAGTTTGTTTCTGACCAGTAATTTCCAAAATAAAACTCAATTGTATTTCCCTTTATTAGTTCTGCATGAAATGTGTGTATTTTTACTTCTCACTTATCACTGCCACTTCTTACTTCCCACTTCCCACCTATTGCAGACTCGAAAAATTGCTGACAAAAGAGAGTATCGAGGTGTTGAAGATATGCACCAAATCGGTTAAAgaaaaattgttaataaaagaaaaacgGTTGAACGAAGATATAGATTCCGATTTCGAAATAGTGctaataaatgaaattaaaaaatatataaaaaatttaatggataaaaataaaaataataatttattatattcatataaaaatcatatgaataatttaacaaatacaataacagaaaaaaatatcaaaatatatagtgatattaattatttattttattttaatacaattgttaaaaatatcGATAAAGAAGTTAATTGTTCTATACCTACACATTTTGATAATTCATTAGCTTTTTCTCATGGTTTATTAGCAGGAATAGCTGTTGAAAATAATTTGGTTAATTATGTAACATCCATTAGACAGTTAAGTTTAAGCAAACAAAATTGGAGTAGCTCTTTATATCCCgggtattattttataaacaatCAGAATGATTTGGAAAAGTTCAAAAAGGTAACAAAAGTTAAACTTGCACACAAATGgctgtatatatatacacatattacATGTATGTACATGTGAATATGGGTACatgtaaatatatgcacatgCATGCGCTTGACTTATTTTCCCTTTTAGTACCACTACGTTTCCCCTGTCCCCATATCAATGAAATCATGCCAAATGGTAACTATCAAGTACAATGCAAATATGGTAAAGCCAAAAACTCACCCAAAGTGAAAATATCGTTAGAGAAAATTGTGTGCATACAACAGCTAGTAGATAGCcaagaattttttttatctagccaatttatatcaaaatattcatgcaaatattttttttttttttttttttatttgtagtGGGCATACAACGATAGTTACATATATGTAGGGCCAGTTCAGTATGACACAAATTTGGATACTCCTGGATACACATATATGTTTTGAGATACACAAAtgtgtgtgcatatataGATAGAGGTtggatatattttattattattttattttttcgaaaATTCATTTTACAATTAAAATTACAAAACATTGAAAAACTTAACATTTAATACGACCATcatattttatgtatttacatcatcatatatatatattttttttttttttttaatttaaataaaaaataataaaatattccgaaatattataaattaaaaaataataatacaaaaaattaaaagttaatatttacttaatgtaataatgataaaacataaatatgaATGTTGTAAATTaatgaatgaaaaaaaaatcctgattttataaattatatataataatttaaaataatcaaaatcagtttctttatataataatatatatttcttgtACTATATTCATGTctgaattatataaataagcaAAATAGTTATTGTGTCTGTTTCCAAGTTGTATATACACgacatttttttgtatgaTGATGTGTTGGCTAGTTTGTGGAATAGGTCATACTTTGAATGCATTCGGAATATTCAATATgttctaaaattatatacagaAATAATTATGTCGccattattttttcctatACATTATAGTTCCTAAtagtttttttatcatattattttttttttggagaTGGCAAATTAACACCTAATACTCTATTTAGCTTTTGAATAATCATATTATTAGGTATTGCTTTACCATTTTCATATTCTTTAATAACACTTTCAGGTTCATTAACAAGTCTTGCTAATTGTACTTGCGttaattttttgttcattCGAGCTTGTTGTAAAGCTCTTGAAAAAGCAGGTGTAACTCTATcgattttaaaattttctgTTTCTTGTTCAATTTTAGCTTTATTTTCTATGATtaaatttcctttacatgatttatttttacctcctaaaaattttttttcaatttcaaCATCCATGCCTAATTTACGAGCCTCTTCGATATTTTTGGGTTTGGGTTTTCTGTCATTTTTGTTCCAAATAACTGGCTTAATATCTTGGTGTTGCATTTTGacgaattattatttaatattgttaataatatatggatggtacataaatatacatatgtatgtatagaTTAGTTTTATAAACAACaattttataacttaaattTGGATGATACTTTATATTGTCACTTTTTATtcactttttatatttataaattaatatgacagttttattaaatatttattaaaaataagaaatttgaaattatgaaaaaaaaaaaaattaaaaaagaaaaaaatttatatgcatattttatttcgtggttattttatatttttttaattatatattcacaacatgatgaaataaatatatgcaaagcGAAAATTGgtactatatataaatattttttttattacacaattttttcttcattttttcccacatttttttccacattttttttctatttcttcattttttttactttttcttcattttttcatatataatgtacCATATttgtgaataaaaaaaatagtaacaaATTGGCTTGACCCATATCATTTTCCACAGTACTTGAAAGAGCTtcaattaaattttttatagcaCATTTGGCACTTcatataacaatattaataatccataaatgaatttatatatctCCTACATGTTTATTTCCGATTAAGCAtatcaattatattattgtatataaCATCGAaagtttattatatttattttatatcacATTTTATGTTGTTACGAGTACAGTAATGTATATACTATCATAGGtggttaatatatatatgtacaaaaTAAGAGCTAATAAATTATGATACTTTGCGAAAAAACCATAAGtgtagaaaatatttttccacaaatttaatatataacattaatttttattttattatttaaaaaataaatgtaaaactaaaaaaaaaaaaatttatagacaaaaagttatttttttatttcct
Above is a window of Plasmodium yoelii strain 17X genome assembly, chromosome: 9 DNA encoding:
- a CDS encoding ATP-dependent 6-phosphofructokinase, putative — translated: MDIENAQIHLSELQEERRKHKIALPGILKNKIVIKENDIILNNNEKELEPYFPNIIKNPLITLEIDNTNLENYNDHSWYQTMSTNISDPISKDNSTSNSFIKEMTNIYNDDDIIKIGILFVGLQAPGGHNVICGTLDYLKKKNKKNILYGFINGFDGINEYNFMELKNEYISMFRNSGGFDMINKGVKNIHENYINIKRCFKICRHLDLNGLIIVGGVDTSKEVAILSEYFEFVHNSVNKQNHDSDVASITDTSNITNKSPSSIFIENQNNEFIDDNTYHQDDTYNIVSDISDEEVKKKYPKKIRRIKKKTKIISVPTSIHNEIKNDKVECSLGFDTTIFTTCQYISYLMSYIQTYKKGYHFVKVIGNKSSHIALECFFQTKANIVLISEEIKKKKMTLNDIVNFITNSIKIRYKNGEKKYGIIIIPEGILKNVQDIKKLVNLCLHFKTEFIKNENAQNETTQNENTQNEKYYNPDLEYLYSPSKQIMNKFKTYIHTNMDKENLDLFQYFPLFFQNQFLAEIFSDNFQYNNLGVEDLLAFLVKKQVEVEIDEIELITHYYGNEVTSALPTNFDCAYSYILGFGCVEMIINKYNGYMCSVTNLKNILSNVNKIKIVGIPIYKFIKIEKKEKINCCENDNYNQLFIKEKNLGIKTKARTKKVSLNDEYFLTYKTLRSKYLESDNYRILSGIQYNYYIKGDNEKLVSYYKSGNKMFTNDNILYKSKMENEICNRINFTIIGIHNDIENCEKKNEIDTHNFDKKNEQNFNCNYYKHLNNLSKVENILTKGIIKFNTNLIRHNTTIQVIENNFGNKINCDTFNNINKITDFYIISENTINTKIMSKEMSKNITNNYHTNYNYMNRNDSIYSSFCKSVGVVMLSHVVPGVNNILVGLHQRLSINNLKLIGFIKGIKGLLNNETCIINDNNIKSSINLGGFPLLGNQISYNTDDNEIVHIYNLFNSDNIDKIIKSCENNKITNLVFIGDEKVISIMNILNEIFIKKNINIKIITVPISIYNSYDKNLIECSIGYHTTVHIISNIVSNIQRCSINLNKYYYFVKIPANISSSLLLSIQLETHCNICCIGEPVVAGHLINLFTIVEHMSLVIIERINRKKNYGVILLTSNLLFCIKEFDDLCKDVDNNVKTEMEVAQIVNQEFVSDQLEKLLTKESIEVLKICTKSVKEKLLIKEKRLNEDIDSDFEIVLINEIKKYIKNLMDKNKNNNLLYSYKNHMNNLTNTITEKNIKIYSDINYLFYFNTIVKNIDKEVNCSIPTHFDNSLAFSHGLLAGIAVENNLVNYVTSIRQLSLSKQNWSSSLYPGYYFINNQNDLEKFKKYHYVSPVPISMKSCQMVTIKYNANMWAYNDSYIYVGPVQYDTNLDTPGYTYMF
- a CDS encoding multiprotein-bridging factor 1, putative; its protein translation is MQHQDIKPVIWNKNDRKPKPKNIEEARKLGMDVEIEKKFLGGKNKSCKGNLIIENKAKIEQETENFKIDRVTPAFSRALQQARMNKKLTQVQLARLVNEPESVIKEYENGKAIPNNMIIQKLNRVLGVNLPSPKKK